In Trifolium pratense cultivar HEN17-A07 linkage group LG7, ARS_RC_1.1, whole genome shotgun sequence, a genomic segment contains:
- the LOC123898840 gene encoding uncharacterized protein LOC123898840, whose product MADWSVFKNKTTSFYDGSKEEQDNDFDEEDVWGDFGSKKIKRVSKDSSGSSSSSSSSARKNIPKANTTLLPVVSDDPFVRGSSAPMNIPDWSEVYGKNCKNGGLHDDGDDYGDDDEDGDVVPPHEWIAKKLARNQISSFSVCEGMGRTLKGRDLSKVRNAILTKTGFIE is encoded by the coding sequence ATGGCAGATTGGAGTGTTTTCAAgaacaaaaccacaagtttttATGATGGTTCAAAAGAGGAACAAGACAATGattttgatgaagaagatgttTGGGGTgattttggttcaaaaaaaatcaaaagggtATCTAAGGATTCTTctggttcttcttcttcttcttcttcctctgcaAGAAAAAACATTCCAAAGGCTAATACTACATTGCTACCTGTTGTTTCTGATGACCCTTTTGTTAGAGGGTCATCAGCACCTATGAACATTCCTGATTGGTCAGAAGTTTATGGTAAGAATTGTAAGAATGGTGGTTTGCATGATGATGGAGATGAttatggtgatgatgatgaagatggtgATGTTGTTCCTCCACATGAATGGATTGCTAAGAAGCTTGCAAGGAATCAGATTTCATCTTTTTCTGTGTGTGAAGGGATGGGAAGGACACTTAAAGGGAGAGATCTTAGCAAAGTGAGGAATGCTATTTTGACCAAAACTGGCTTCATTGAGTAG